One genomic region from Leptospira inadai serovar Lyme str. 10 encodes:
- the nirB gene encoding nitrite reductase large subunit NirB, with protein sequence MNKRKLVIIGNGMVGHRFAEKLVEFGGADKFEITILGEEPRRAYDRVHLSEYFSNRSVEDLYLCKADWYRANGIRLLLSEPATSIDIVRRFVTTSSGTELQFDELVFATGSAPFVPNFEGIDKKGIFVYRTIEDLEKILEYGKGIKKAAVLGGGLLGLEAAKALVDMGKDTHVVEFATRLMPRQLDDAASSILKQRIEELGVTIHLEKQTEKATGELAIKELKFIDGTSLEIDMLVVSAGIRPRDELARKSGIIAGERGGIIIDDELRTNVYGVYAIGEVALHRNFIYGLVAPGYEMAEALAYNLCSPHHTPKSYSGSDLSTKLKLIGVDVASFGDALGQAEHIPIVFKNPRSGVYKKLVISLDGKRLLGGILVGDVKAYGNLLSLYLNRMELPEEPETLIVGSVSSENLFGADSLPEEAKICSCNNVSKGDILRAIREKNCTDIGSLKECSKAGTGCGGCIPQVNSILKTELKAQGKVITEHVCEHFKYSRQELFQIIKVKNLKSFTDVIKEVGKGNGCEICKPAVASILASVWNEPILKHREIQDTNDKYLANIQKGGTYSIVPRIPGGEITPEKLIQIGEIAKKYDLYCKITGGQRIDLLGAKMDQLPEIWKDLVEKGFESGHAYGKAMRTVKSCVGSTWCRYGVQDSTAFAIRIEERYRGIRAPHKIKSAVSGCIRECAEARGKDFGVIATEKGWNLYVGGNGGVNPKHAILFAEDLDEDTCLRYIDRFLMFYIRTADKLMRTSTWLEQLEGGIDYLKDVIINDRLGINSQLESEMEALVDTYVCEWKDVVEDQEKQKKFKHFVNSQNSDSSVRFVEERGQKRPVSRRNLDLTAVK encoded by the coding sequence ATGAATAAACGGAAGTTAGTAATTATTGGAAACGGGATGGTCGGCCATCGCTTTGCGGAAAAGCTGGTCGAATTCGGAGGAGCGGATAAATTCGAGATTACGATTCTCGGCGAAGAGCCGAGGCGCGCCTACGATCGAGTGCATCTTTCGGAATATTTTTCGAATCGATCGGTGGAAGACTTGTATTTATGCAAAGCCGATTGGTATCGCGCAAATGGAATACGCTTATTGCTTTCGGAACCGGCGACTTCCATCGATATCGTTCGCCGATTCGTCACTACTTCCTCGGGAACCGAGCTGCAATTCGACGAACTCGTATTCGCCACCGGATCCGCTCCGTTTGTTCCCAACTTCGAGGGAATCGATAAGAAGGGTATTTTCGTTTATAGAACGATCGAGGACTTGGAAAAAATTCTCGAATACGGCAAGGGAATTAAAAAAGCCGCGGTTTTAGGCGGGGGATTGCTCGGGTTAGAGGCGGCAAAGGCCTTGGTCGATATGGGCAAGGATACGCATGTGGTCGAATTCGCAACCAGGCTTATGCCGAGACAGTTGGATGATGCCGCCTCCTCTATATTAAAGCAAAGGATCGAAGAACTCGGAGTTACGATCCATCTCGAAAAACAGACGGAAAAAGCGACGGGCGAACTCGCGATTAAGGAATTGAAGTTTATAGACGGTACCTCTCTTGAAATCGATATGTTAGTGGTTTCCGCAGGGATTCGGCCGAGAGATGAACTCGCTCGCAAGTCCGGAATCATTGCCGGCGAGCGCGGTGGCATCATCATCGACGATGAGTTAAGGACGAACGTGTACGGAGTTTATGCTATCGGTGAAGTGGCTTTACATCGGAATTTCATCTATGGGTTAGTAGCTCCCGGATATGAAATGGCCGAAGCATTAGCGTACAATCTTTGCAGTCCTCACCATACTCCTAAATCTTATTCCGGTTCCGACCTTTCGACCAAGCTAAAATTGATCGGAGTGGATGTTGCATCCTTCGGGGACGCCCTCGGTCAAGCGGAACATATTCCTATCGTCTTCAAAAATCCACGAAGCGGTGTATATAAGAAACTCGTAATATCCCTTGACGGGAAGCGGCTATTGGGTGGAATCTTGGTCGGAGACGTAAAAGCTTACGGTAATCTTCTTTCTCTGTACTTAAACAGAATGGAATTACCCGAGGAACCCGAGACCCTAATCGTAGGTTCCGTATCGTCCGAGAATCTCTTTGGCGCGGATTCACTCCCCGAAGAAGCGAAGATATGCTCCTGCAATAACGTTTCAAAAGGAGATATCTTACGTGCGATTCGGGAGAAAAACTGCACCGACATAGGTTCCTTAAAAGAATGCTCGAAAGCGGGGACGGGTTGCGGAGGATGCATTCCTCAAGTCAATTCGATTCTTAAGACGGAACTAAAGGCGCAAGGGAAGGTCATTACCGAACATGTTTGCGAGCATTTTAAATATTCTCGCCAGGAACTATTCCAAATCATTAAAGTAAAAAATCTAAAATCGTTTACGGACGTTATTAAAGAGGTAGGCAAAGGGAACGGTTGCGAGATATGTAAACCCGCGGTAGCCTCCATTCTTGCGAGTGTCTGGAATGAACCTATATTAAAGCATAGGGAAATCCAAGACACGAACGATAAATATCTCGCGAATATCCAAAAGGGAGGAACTTACTCCATCGTACCGAGAATTCCCGGCGGCGAAATCACTCCCGAAAAATTAATTCAAATCGGCGAAATCGCCAAAAAATACGATCTCTATTGCAAGATAACCGGCGGACAAAGAATCGATTTACTCGGAGCCAAAATGGATCAACTTCCGGAGATCTGGAAGGACCTCGTTGAAAAAGGTTTTGAAAGCGGACATGCGTACGGCAAAGCGATGCGGACCGTGAAAAGCTGCGTCGGTTCCACATGGTGCCGATACGGAGTTCAGGATAGTACGGCCTTCGCAATAAGAATAGAAGAGCGGTACCGAGGGATCCGTGCCCCGCATAAAATTAAGTCCGCCGTTTCGGGATGCATTCGCGAATGTGCCGAAGCTAGAGGAAAAGATTTCGGGGTCATCGCTACCGAGAAAGGTTGGAATTTATATGTAGGCGGGAACGGCGGTGTGAACCCGAAGCACGCAATTCTATTCGCCGAAGATTTGGACGAGGACACTTGTCTTCGTTACATCGATCGTTTTCTAATGTTCTATATCCGAACTGCAGACAAACTCATGCGCACTTCGACATGGCTTGAGCAGTTGGAAGGAGGAATCGATTATTTGAAGGATGTCATTATCAACGATCGATTGGGAATAAATTCCCAATTGGAATCGGAGATGGAAGCCCTAGTCGATACCTACGTTTGCGAATGGAAGGACGTGGTAGAAGATCAGGAAAAACAGAAGAAATTCAAACATTTTGTGAATAGCCAAAATTCGGATTCTTCCGTCAGGTTCGTCGAAGAGCGGGGACAAAAACGCCCGGTCAGTCGTCGAAATTTGGATTTAACTGCGGTTAAGTAG
- a CDS encoding nitrate/nitrite transporter: protein MQKLQQFLRAGHFPTLVSSFLYFDFSFMIWMLLAALGIFLSEEFGLGPAQKGLMVSIPLLGGTLLRIPMGLLSDRFGSKKVALSGMAVTMIPLVWGWLSAKSMPEVVCIGLLLGVAGASFAVALPLASRWYPAKYQGLVMGIAGAGNSGSVLATLFAPSLAKAYGWHSVFGLAIIPMSIVFLFFLFTAKDCPGTINRKGILEYFAPIKSRDAITFCLLYSVTFGGFVGIASFLPIFFYDQYGIEKVTTGLYTSYCIIGASMLRPVGGYLSDKFGGVNVLSLVLLTLSVILIGISYLFPVNITLPLFIGLMACLGLGNGSVFQLVPLRFKKDIGVVTGFVGAFGGLGGFLVPNLLGSLKSVSGSFATGFVILALITISSAALVFFTNLLIWKKADSNQTELGLEGV, encoded by the coding sequence ATGCAAAAATTACAACAATTCCTACGAGCAGGACATTTTCCGACTTTGGTCAGCTCCTTTCTTTACTTCGATTTTAGCTTTATGATTTGGATGCTATTAGCGGCCTTAGGAATTTTTCTATCGGAAGAATTCGGATTAGGGCCAGCTCAGAAAGGTTTGATGGTTTCTATTCCTTTATTAGGAGGAACGCTATTAAGAATTCCGATGGGCCTACTGTCCGATCGATTCGGTTCCAAAAAAGTAGCCCTTTCCGGTATGGCAGTCACGATGATCCCTCTCGTTTGGGGATGGCTATCGGCAAAATCGATGCCGGAAGTCGTTTGCATCGGCCTATTACTAGGCGTCGCTGGAGCGAGTTTTGCGGTTGCCCTCCCTCTCGCAAGTCGTTGGTATCCCGCTAAATACCAAGGTTTAGTAATGGGCATTGCGGGAGCAGGAAACAGCGGATCCGTCCTGGCGACCTTATTTGCTCCGAGTTTAGCCAAAGCGTATGGCTGGCATTCGGTATTCGGTTTGGCGATAATACCGATGAGTATCGTGTTCCTATTCTTTCTTTTTACCGCAAAAGATTGCCCGGGAACCATCAATCGAAAAGGAATTTTGGAATATTTTGCTCCTATCAAGTCAAGGGACGCCATTACTTTCTGCTTATTATACAGCGTGACTTTTGGCGGCTTTGTAGGGATAGCGAGCTTCCTACCCATTTTCTTTTACGACCAATACGGTATCGAAAAAGTTACCACAGGCCTCTATACTTCCTACTGCATTATCGGCGCAAGTATGCTCCGCCCCGTCGGCGGTTACTTATCCGATAAATTCGGCGGGGTAAACGTTCTCAGCCTAGTTCTCCTCACTTTAAGCGTAATATTGATCGGTATATCATACCTTTTTCCGGTCAATATTACGCTTCCATTGTTTATCGGATTAATGGCTTGTCTTGGCTTAGGGAACGGCTCGGTCTTTCAACTCGTTCCATTGCGTTTCAAAAAAGATATCGGCGTAGTAACGGGCTTCGTGGGTGCATTCGGCGGCTTGGGGGGATTTTTAGTTCCGAACTTACTCGGATCCTTAAAATCCGTTTCCGGCAGTTTTGCGACCGGATTCGTAATCTTGGCCTTAATAACGATATCCTCGGCGGCTTTGGTATTTTTTACGAACCTTCTGATTTGGAAAAAAGCGGATTCTAATCAAACGGAACTCGGACTCGAAGGAGTTTAA
- the cobA gene encoding uroporphyrinogen-III C-methyltransferase has translation MSALGFETPADTGKIFLVGAGPGDPELLTVKAIRILRKAQVVLYDDLVSPKVLHICRKNTELIYVGKRLGQHSCAQDEINAKIADAARHYAVVVRLKGGDPSIFGRVGEEYAYLISRGFECEIVAGITTGSAIAAHLGFPLTHRDYAGEIVFLSGHRKEGQNSTGFRNLICKDKTIIVYMGLNSLGTIVDQLLDGGNSESTPVAIIENATLPSERIVIGNLDSILEKVESEKIQSPALIVVGEVVRFYLEMKELKERNLLKSVVA, from the coding sequence ATGAGCGCCCTTGGATTCGAAACTCCCGCAGATACCGGAAAAATTTTTCTCGTCGGTGCAGGCCCTGGAGATCCGGAACTTCTGACCGTTAAGGCGATCAGGATTCTTCGCAAGGCACAGGTAGTTTTATACGACGATTTAGTATCACCTAAAGTTTTACATATTTGTAGGAAGAATACGGAATTAATCTATGTCGGTAAGCGACTTGGGCAACACAGTTGCGCTCAAGACGAAATTAACGCTAAAATAGCGGATGCGGCCCGGCACTATGCTGTTGTGGTTCGCTTGAAAGGTGGAGATCCCTCCATATTCGGTCGAGTGGGAGAAGAGTATGCATATCTGATTTCTCGAGGATTTGAATGTGAAATCGTTGCGGGAATTACGACAGGGTCGGCTATCGCCGCACATCTCGGATTCCCTTTAACTCATCGGGACTACGCAGGGGAGATCGTTTTTTTGTCCGGACATAGAAAGGAAGGTCAAAACTCTACGGGATTCCGCAATCTAATATGCAAAGATAAAACCATAATCGTCTATATGGGATTGAATTCCCTCGGAACAATCGTGGATCAGCTTTTAGATGGAGGAAATTCCGAATCGACGCCGGTCGCGATTATCGAGAACGCCACGCTACCGTCGGAAAGGATTGTTATCGGGAACCTGGACAGTATTCTTGAAAAGGTAGAGAGCGAGAAAATTCAATCACCCGCTTTGATCGTCGTCGGCGAAGTAGTTCGCTTTTATCTTGAAATGAAGGAACTAAAGGAAAGAAATTTACTCAAATCGGTAGTCGCTTAA
- the nirD gene encoding nitrite reductase small subunit NirD, producing MKTTIAEKIWFLVAPVSEFPEDGGTCAKVGDQQIAVFHFSSRNEWFACDNSCPHTGDMVLARGLIGDTAGEPKVACPLHKRNFSLKTGECLSGEAYKVRTYPVIIEEGLVYIEIDARMTDEHRTVET from the coding sequence ATGAAAACAACGATAGCGGAAAAGATTTGGTTTTTGGTAGCGCCCGTATCGGAATTTCCCGAGGACGGCGGCACCTGCGCAAAAGTCGGCGATCAACAGATTGCAGTTTTCCATTTTAGTTCAAGGAACGAATGGTTTGCCTGCGATAACTCCTGTCCACATACGGGTGATATGGTACTGGCGAGAGGTTTGATCGGAGATACGGCCGGAGAACCTAAAGTCGCATGTCCTTTACATAAACGTAATTTCTCTCTAAAAACCGGAGAGTGCCTATCCGGCGAAGCTTACAAAGTACGAACCTATCCGGTCATCATCGAGGAAGGATTAGTTTACATCGAAATCGATGCACGTATGACCGATGAACATAGGACGGTGGAAACATGA
- a CDS encoding nitrate reductase — protein MQIQESYKTTCSYCGVGCGVLVRKSGPLDFTVQGDPDHPTNRGELCSKGMNLHYSAMDRTDRLLFPMVRRDRFSPLERTTWNSALNKTAAEFKKYIKEFGPDSVGFYVSGQLLTEEYYIINKLIKGFIGTNNIDTNSRLCMSSAVSGYKMAFGEDSVPVSYDDIESADCFLIAGANPAWCHPVVFRRIEAKKKSDASIKVIVIDPRRTETCESADIHLQIHPGTDIYLFHAIARILIEKNWIDLEFIVYHTEGFDEFKDKVFEKSLEEVSEICGVPSQLIYQTAEAISRSKGFLSLWAMGLNQSVVGVNKNLALINLSLITGKIGKPGSGPFSLTGQPNAMGGREVGGLCNLLPAHRELNNPDHRKEVAEFWGVDSIPAEPGFSAVEMFDSLKSGKMKAVWIVCTNPTVSLPDARAVESALRSAEFVVVQDISKDSAAVPFADVVLPAAGWGEKEGTMTSSDRRISYLPKFMDPPGEAMGDAWIIREFAKKMGFESFFSYKNEEEIFLEHCRLTTGTKIDIAGLDYQEIRNLRVAQWPYPSKGYSGSPRLFEDKIFYRPGGKAKIHAVSFEDDSEKPNIEYPLILTTGRIRDQWHSMTRTGKVRKLREHRREPNLEIHPSDALKYGIKEGTIVDVINSRGTVRTKANLTKSIKPGVVFLPMHWGKKSGSDQPRSNNLTSPAFDPQSKQPGFKIAAVKVLPYKKPKEKILIVGGGSATLAFLKHYKAMAPHDEITVICREADPFYNRVLLPDYIGGEKEFEELLPSDQEEILSWNLNMIPNTSVTKIYIEGKKVRDSNDELHSYNKLVLALGSSAIKSSLVPSTMTGIFSLRSKFDADRIRNYFVPGTWALIVGGGLLGLEIASVLVSAGIRVTLVVRTNRLMSKKLDLMGSELLREEIEARGIELIFDAEISKLEGTERISKVKLTNGKVLNPDGIIYAIGTKPNFEIAKESGLVCGNGVVVDAFLRSSDPDIYSIGEMAEHENESYGTVSAVEDQAKIAAQHIFGYSFDEYEGSLHTYLLKVSGLELVSVRLPNTPFEIKAEDKDEFEEITFIDRKKRIYKKCIIRNDRLVAAILIGDTSEFLKFKEWIASHIELGEKRKKLFLGGEFTKPLLGKVVCSCNGVGDGNILEAIYEGEHTLSGIGKRTGAGTGCGSCRSEISNLLKSVIQKV, from the coding sequence ATGCAAATTCAAGAGTCGTATAAGACCACTTGTTCCTATTGCGGCGTTGGTTGCGGAGTTCTTGTTCGTAAATCCGGTCCGCTGGATTTTACGGTTCAAGGTGATCCGGATCATCCCACGAATCGGGGCGAGCTTTGTTCTAAAGGGATGAATCTGCATTATTCGGCCATGGATCGAACGGACCGATTACTTTTTCCCATGGTTCGCCGGGACCGCTTTTCTCCATTAGAAAGAACGACCTGGAACTCCGCATTGAACAAAACGGCCGCCGAATTCAAGAAATATATAAAAGAATTCGGACCGGACTCGGTAGGCTTTTACGTATCCGGGCAACTGCTCACGGAAGAATATTATATTATAAATAAGTTAATAAAGGGATTTATAGGAACGAATAATATCGATACTAATTCTAGATTATGCATGAGTTCGGCGGTTTCCGGTTATAAGATGGCGTTCGGAGAGGATAGCGTTCCGGTTAGTTACGACGATATAGAGTCGGCGGATTGTTTTTTAATTGCTGGAGCAAATCCGGCCTGGTGCCATCCGGTTGTTTTTAGAAGAATCGAAGCCAAAAAGAAGAGCGATGCGAGTATAAAGGTCATCGTAATCGATCCAAGACGAACCGAAACATGCGAGAGCGCGGATATCCATCTACAGATTCATCCCGGAACGGACATCTACTTGTTCCATGCGATTGCAAGAATCTTAATAGAGAAGAACTGGATTGATCTGGAATTTATCGTTTATCACACGGAAGGATTCGACGAGTTCAAAGACAAAGTATTTGAAAAAAGCCTTGAGGAAGTCTCGGAGATTTGCGGAGTTCCCTCCCAGCTTATATATCAGACTGCCGAGGCGATCAGTCGCTCGAAAGGATTCTTATCCTTATGGGCAATGGGATTGAATCAAAGCGTCGTCGGTGTGAATAAAAATCTCGCTTTAATTAATCTTTCTTTAATTACGGGTAAGATAGGAAAACCGGGATCGGGGCCGTTTTCGTTGACGGGTCAACCGAATGCGATGGGTGGAAGAGAGGTCGGAGGATTATGCAATTTATTGCCGGCGCACCGGGAGTTGAACAATCCGGACCATCGAAAAGAAGTTGCGGAATTTTGGGGAGTCGACTCCATTCCCGCCGAGCCCGGTTTTAGCGCCGTCGAAATGTTCGATAGCTTAAAGTCGGGAAAGATGAAGGCTGTATGGATCGTTTGTACGAATCCGACGGTAAGTCTTCCTGATGCAAGGGCTGTCGAGTCCGCGCTCAGATCCGCCGAATTCGTGGTTGTGCAAGATATTTCCAAGGATTCCGCAGCGGTGCCTTTTGCCGACGTAGTGCTTCCGGCGGCCGGGTGGGGCGAAAAAGAAGGTACGATGACTAGCTCCGACCGTCGAATTTCTTATCTTCCGAAATTTATGGACCCGCCCGGCGAGGCGATGGGCGATGCCTGGATCATTCGTGAATTCGCCAAAAAAATGGGTTTCGAATCTTTCTTTTCCTACAAGAACGAAGAGGAAATTTTTTTAGAACACTGTCGCTTAACAACTGGGACTAAGATCGATATTGCCGGATTAGATTATCAGGAAATTCGGAATCTTCGGGTCGCGCAGTGGCCTTATCCTTCAAAGGGCTATTCGGGCAGCCCTAGATTATTCGAGGACAAAATCTTCTATAGACCTGGAGGAAAGGCGAAAATTCACGCGGTCAGTTTCGAGGACGATTCAGAAAAACCGAATATTGAATATCCGTTAATCCTGACTACGGGTAGGATTCGAGACCAGTGGCATTCGATGACCCGGACCGGAAAAGTACGAAAACTACGGGAGCATAGAAGAGAACCGAACCTGGAAATACATCCTTCCGACGCATTGAAATACGGAATTAAGGAAGGTACGATAGTCGACGTAATCAATTCCCGAGGAACCGTCAGAACGAAGGCGAATCTGACGAAGTCAATCAAACCCGGCGTCGTATTTTTACCGATGCATTGGGGGAAAAAAAGCGGCTCGGATCAACCGCGATCGAATAATCTCACCAGTCCGGCATTCGATCCCCAGTCGAAGCAACCCGGTTTCAAAATTGCAGCCGTTAAGGTCCTTCCCTATAAAAAACCGAAGGAGAAGATCCTGATCGTCGGGGGAGGGAGCGCCACATTAGCCTTCTTAAAACATTATAAAGCTATGGCTCCTCACGACGAGATTACCGTAATTTGCCGAGAGGCGGATCCGTTTTATAATAGGGTTCTATTGCCGGATTATATCGGGGGGGAAAAGGAATTCGAGGAACTCCTACCGAGCGATCAGGAGGAAATTCTCTCCTGGAATCTGAACATGATTCCGAACACGTCGGTTACTAAGATTTATATCGAGGGAAAGAAAGTTCGGGATTCCAACGATGAATTACATTCCTATAATAAACTAGTGTTAGCTCTCGGGAGTTCTGCGATAAAATCTTCGCTGGTTCCTTCGACGATGACCGGAATTTTCAGTCTTCGAAGTAAATTCGACGCGGATAGGATTCGCAATTATTTCGTACCGGGGACTTGGGCGCTGATCGTTGGAGGCGGTCTACTCGGCTTAGAAATAGCGTCCGTTCTAGTTTCGGCAGGTATTCGTGTAACGCTAGTCGTTAGAACGAATAGATTGATGTCGAAGAAATTGGATTTAATGGGAAGCGAACTTTTACGGGAAGAAATCGAAGCTCGTGGAATAGAACTTATCTTCGATGCCGAAATTTCCAAATTGGAGGGAACCGAAAGAATTTCCAAAGTAAAGTTGACTAACGGCAAAGTCCTTAATCCTGACGGTATCATTTATGCGATCGGCACTAAACCGAATTTTGAAATTGCAAAAGAGAGCGGTTTGGTCTGCGGGAACGGAGTGGTCGTGGATGCTTTTCTCAGGTCCAGTGATCCGGATATTTACTCGATCGGTGAGATGGCCGAACACGAAAATGAAAGTTACGGAACCGTATCGGCGGTCGAAGATCAGGCAAAAATAGCGGCTCAGCATATCTTCGGATATTCTTTCGACGAATACGAAGGATCTCTCCATACCTATCTACTTAAAGTTTCGGGGTTGGAACTCGTTTCGGTGAGATTGCCGAATACTCCCTTCGAAATAAAGGCGGAGGATAAGGACGAGTTCGAAGAGATTACCTTTATAGATCGTAAGAAACGAATTTATAAAAAATGCATTATCAGAAACGATCGTCTTGTTGCCGCCATTTTGATCGGAGACACTTCCGAATTCCTTAAATTTAAAGAGTGGATCGCCTCGCATATCGAGCTCGGGGAAAAAAGGAAAAAACTCTTTTTGGGAGGGGAGTTTACTAAGCCGTTATTAGGAAAAGTCGTTTGCTCTTGCAACGGTGTCGGAGACGGGAATATCTTGGAAGCCATTTATGAGGGCGAGCACACTTTATCCGGAATCGGTAAGCGAACCGGAGCAGGGACAGGTTGTGGAAGTTGCCGTTCGGAAATCTCCAATCTTTTAAAAAGCGTTATACAAAAAGTATAG